One segment of Anatilimnocola aggregata DNA contains the following:
- a CDS encoding heparinase II/III domain-containing protein has protein sequence MMIIVWFATGMVRADTRVSEDYKARTWQKLADGGLEYRFSFKLQGDSESHTRVIAQTGPTEHFKINVSPPADVPANKEVAFEVIATLDATSAKNLPPFTLDQCELTFFSQEKRLRELKRGTFVLRLATPAELTPPGEEFVKTIRHKVATEEWAQRKFRAITKSMDEKLKELGSPILPPAEGQWIKGDFHVWHSPKKVKLIQGENGVVTCQECERSWTPEQIKMGSERVGLFRATLAELGMAAMVSGDQRYGQAARQMLLGMADVYPNLPQCKYGTRLIWLVGDEARFSLEGLLCIRRLRAANMLSDEDLKTIGAGWIIPSLEEAMQRGSGTPNLAMATACAVSMAGLALDWPPFVAWSLRDRRGIMNIVEKRIGDDGGWLENSLSYHITTEIFFTPMLAELKLYGFDLLQIDEALGERLRRFYRFPILAMRPDEKLVSIADGGLGNPYPASNIAAYWVTRDPHLIPFIKGKDLEFGVTDLPPAQKVEMKSRNYPDFGITILHDGGPPGEENWALIRHGKQHGGHCHYDMLGMVSYAGGQPLHDDCGSSYRNPLHYSWARNTISHNTITVDKACQQKSEGKVEYLSTPAKGPQVVVISDESAYPGVRLERALIFVEGIQLLVDRATSDTEHTYDWTFACYGDVRGTSAESKAIPPLEGTALSESVYQNSDVSPTPPGVGYDVPRNLKEMNVSGDWWIDWGNIQAPYKSILKSPPLSMKWLCHSSNPVRVVWGDAPGVGLVPDRQRWVMARQVGNEALWVTALIPESRPAKVEGMKVVPATVGRGIAIQLKSASSETWVGVNWQAGKPLTAGPVSTVDKVVVQPSHSRKTISGSPGSP, from the coding sequence ATGATGATTATCGTTTGGTTCGCGACCGGGATGGTACGAGCCGACACGCGGGTCTCTGAAGATTACAAGGCAAGGACCTGGCAAAAGCTGGCCGACGGCGGGCTGGAGTACCGTTTCAGCTTCAAGTTGCAAGGTGATAGCGAAAGCCATACTCGGGTGATTGCCCAAACCGGCCCGACGGAACATTTCAAGATCAACGTTTCCCCGCCCGCCGACGTTCCCGCAAATAAAGAGGTCGCGTTTGAGGTCATCGCCACGCTCGATGCAACCTCGGCCAAGAATCTGCCTCCCTTCACATTGGATCAATGTGAATTGACATTCTTCAGTCAGGAGAAGCGTTTGCGTGAACTGAAGCGCGGGACCTTCGTCTTGCGTCTGGCGACGCCGGCGGAACTCACGCCCCCCGGTGAAGAATTCGTCAAAACCATTAGGCACAAGGTAGCGACGGAGGAATGGGCGCAAAGAAAATTCAGGGCAATCACTAAAAGCATGGATGAGAAACTCAAAGAGTTGGGAAGTCCCATCCTACCGCCTGCCGAAGGTCAGTGGATCAAGGGCGACTTTCACGTCTGGCATAGCCCCAAGAAAGTGAAGCTCATCCAAGGGGAAAACGGCGTCGTTACATGCCAGGAATGCGAGAGGAGTTGGACGCCGGAACAGATCAAAATGGGGAGCGAACGCGTCGGCCTGTTTCGAGCCACGCTGGCGGAGTTGGGGATGGCCGCCATGGTCAGCGGCGACCAGCGATATGGCCAAGCGGCTCGCCAAATGCTGCTGGGAATGGCTGACGTTTATCCGAATCTGCCGCAGTGTAAGTATGGAACCCGTTTAATTTGGTTGGTCGGCGATGAAGCGCGGTTCTCCCTCGAAGGGCTCCTGTGTATCAGGCGTCTGCGGGCGGCCAACATGCTTTCGGATGAAGATCTGAAAACCATTGGTGCCGGATGGATCATTCCCAGCCTGGAGGAAGCCATGCAGCGGGGATCCGGCACTCCCAATCTGGCGATGGCTACCGCCTGCGCAGTCTCCATGGCGGGGCTAGCGTTGGATTGGCCTCCCTTCGTCGCGTGGTCCTTAAGGGACAGGAGGGGGATCATGAACATCGTCGAGAAGAGGATTGGAGATGACGGAGGATGGCTGGAAAACAGCCTTTCCTACCACATCACCACGGAGATCTTCTTCACGCCCATGCTGGCCGAATTAAAACTCTACGGGTTTGATTTGCTGCAAATCGACGAAGCGCTAGGTGAGCGGCTACGGCGGTTCTATCGCTTTCCCATTTTGGCCATGCGTCCCGATGAAAAATTGGTTTCCATCGCCGATGGCGGCCTAGGAAACCCGTATCCGGCCAGCAACATTGCCGCCTACTGGGTCACTCGCGATCCACACCTCATACCGTTCATTAAAGGCAAGGATCTGGAATTCGGCGTAACGGATCTGCCGCCGGCGCAGAAAGTCGAGATGAAGTCGCGAAATTATCCCGACTTTGGGATCACGATTCTCCACGACGGAGGGCCGCCGGGTGAGGAGAACTGGGCCCTCATTCGCCACGGCAAACAGCACGGCGGCCATTGCCACTACGATATGCTCGGCATGGTCAGCTATGCGGGCGGGCAACCTCTGCACGACGACTGCGGATCGAGCTATAGGAACCCGCTGCATTACAGTTGGGCCAGAAACACGATCAGTCACAACACCATCACCGTCGACAAAGCTTGCCAGCAGAAAAGCGAGGGGAAGGTCGAATATCTCAGCACACCGGCGAAAGGGCCGCAGGTGGTGGTCATATCTGACGAAAGCGCGTATCCCGGAGTTCGCCTAGAACGGGCGCTGATATTCGTTGAGGGAATCCAGTTGTTGGTCGACCGGGCGACTTCCGACACCGAACACACCTATGACTGGACTTTTGCCTGCTACGGCGATGTTCGCGGAACGAGCGCCGAGTCCAAGGCCATCCCGCCGCTTGAGGGCACAGCCCTTTCGGAGTCCGTCTATCAGAACAGCGATGTCAGTCCGACGCCGCCGGGCGTCGGCTACGATGTTCCCCGCAATCTGAAGGAAATGAACGTCAGCGGTGATTGGTGGATCGATTGGGGCAACATTCAAGCCCCCTACAAGAGCATTCTCAAAAGTCCCCCGTTGTCGATGAAATGGCTCTGCCACAGTTCGAATCCCGTCCGGGTCGTTTGGGGCGACGCTCCAGGCGTCGGACTCGTTCCCGATCGGCAACGGTGGGTAATGGCCCGGCAGGTAGGCAACGAGGCGCTGTGGGTGACGGCGCTGATTCCCGAAAGCCGACCGGCGAAGGTGGAAGGCATGAAAGTCGTGCCGGCCACCGTGGGAAGAGGCATCGCTATTCAACTGAAGTCCGCCTCATCCGAGACCTGGGTGGGCGTGAACTGGCAAGCGGGGAAACCTCTCACTGCGGGCCCTGTCAGCACTGTTGACAAGGTGGTCGTTCAACCGAGTCACTCTAGAAAGACAATTTCTGGTTCACCCGGTTCCCCATAA
- a CDS encoding formylglycine-generating enzyme family protein, with protein MRRICSLFVLGLLPLVAIAQEALPPPFDVPDSTAKTEAEMKPYTEVLEHAEGKFQMLPIKGGKFLMGSPPTEKGRKPDEGPQHEVQVDPFWMAKFEISWDVYDVWASDLDIFRREALGTAPNARDKAADKYQLTQPTKPYTDMSFGMGKRGYPAICMTQHSARVFCQWLSVKTGRYYRLPTEAEWEYACRAGTTTAYSFGDDPADLGDYAWYTDNSEEKYQKIGLKKPNPWGLHDMHGNVAEWVLDQHSTDFYGKLMGKIAVNPLAIPLTEYNRVVRGGSWDSDAVALRSASRVASHADWKQQDPQLPQSIWYLTDALGVGFRVVRPLTEPTAAERAAKWDKSEPPQIDRVKKPE; from the coding sequence ATGCGACGTATATGTTCGTTGTTCGTTCTTGGACTGCTTCCGCTAGTTGCCATCGCCCAAGAGGCACTGCCTCCGCCGTTTGATGTGCCCGATTCAACGGCAAAGACCGAAGCGGAGATGAAACCCTACACCGAAGTGCTCGAACATGCGGAGGGGAAGTTTCAAATGCTGCCGATCAAAGGTGGCAAGTTCTTGATGGGGAGCCCGCCGACCGAAAAGGGGCGAAAGCCCGACGAAGGTCCGCAGCACGAGGTGCAAGTCGATCCCTTCTGGATGGCCAAATTCGAGATCTCATGGGACGTTTACGACGTTTGGGCCTCGGACCTCGATATCTTTCGCCGCGAGGCACTGGGGACAGCTCCCAACGCGCGGGACAAAGCGGCCGATAAGTATCAACTTACACAGCCGACCAAACCGTACACCGATATGAGCTTCGGCATGGGCAAACGCGGCTATCCCGCCATTTGCATGACTCAGCATTCAGCCCGCGTGTTTTGCCAATGGCTGAGTGTGAAAACCGGACGTTACTATCGCTTGCCCACCGAGGCGGAGTGGGAATATGCGTGCCGCGCGGGAACAACCACGGCCTATTCATTTGGCGACGATCCGGCAGATCTTGGCGACTACGCTTGGTACACCGACAATAGCGAAGAGAAGTATCAGAAAATCGGCCTGAAGAAGCCCAATCCGTGGGGCTTGCACGATATGCACGGCAATGTTGCCGAGTGGGTGCTCGATCAGCACTCGACCGATTTTTATGGCAAGCTGATGGGTAAGATCGCCGTGAACCCGCTGGCTATTCCGCTCACTGAATACAACCGCGTGGTCCGCGGCGGCTCGTGGGATAGCGATGCAGTGGCTCTTCGATCTGCGTCTCGGGTGGCTTCGCACGCCGATTGGAAACAACAAGATCCACAACTGCCGCAGAGCATCTGGTATCTGACCGATGCTCTCGGTGTAGGCTTTCGCGTCGTGCGTCCGCTGACCGAACCCACTGCAGCCGAACGGGCTGCCAAGTGGGATAAATCAGAACCGCCGCAAATCGATCGCGTGAAGAAACCCGAGTGA
- a CDS encoding ankyrin repeat domain-containing protein translates to MRRTLLRAAIAVITIVVIASAVGGGYYYSLPTPHSPQLADQQGVVLDEATQAKLTEIVFQAARDDDAVTIAEYLKEGFTPNVRSPRGDTLLTVAAYHDSRQVMEQLLTQPTIELEGRNRMGLTAVAAAAFKGHDEALRLLLGHGAQVDSPNSTNQTAIMFAALAGRSSTVQLLKEAGANTARQDELGNSAASLASSQGADEVLEVLAK, encoded by the coding sequence ATGCGTCGTACTCTCCTTCGCGCAGCAATCGCCGTTATCACAATCGTGGTGATCGCGTCAGCTGTTGGGGGTGGCTACTACTATTCGCTGCCTACTCCTCATTCGCCACAATTGGCAGATCAACAAGGCGTCGTGCTCGATGAGGCGACGCAGGCCAAGCTCACCGAGATCGTGTTTCAAGCTGCTCGCGACGATGACGCCGTGACAATTGCCGAGTACCTGAAAGAGGGCTTCACGCCCAACGTTCGTAGTCCACGGGGCGACACGCTTTTGACCGTCGCTGCCTATCACGATAGCCGGCAAGTGATGGAGCAACTGCTTACGCAACCGACGATCGAGCTTGAAGGGCGCAACCGCATGGGACTGACCGCGGTTGCAGCGGCGGCGTTTAAGGGACACGACGAAGCACTGCGCCTGTTGCTCGGGCACGGCGCGCAGGTCGATTCGCCCAACAGCACCAATCAAACGGCCATCATGTTCGCCGCGCTCGCCGGCCGTTCTTCGACGGTTCAATTGCTCAAAGAGGCCGGTGCCAATACTGCCCGCCAGGACGAACTCGGCAACTCGGCCGCTTCGCTGGCCAGTTCGCAAGGGGCCGACGAAGTGCTCGAAGTGCTGGCGAAGTAG
- a CDS encoding DUF3634 family protein, with translation MDPLIIGVLIVTLVVGWLLYKSKPAAQFVVEIQAGVARAKDGKVTEAFLNELTEQCREAGIRTGEVRGLPRGPRIGLWFSPEFPAEVCQRLRNWWGMNGWLVVPRSSQRRK, from the coding sequence TTGGACCCACTCATCATCGGAGTGCTGATCGTCACCCTTGTCGTTGGCTGGTTGCTATACAAGAGCAAGCCGGCGGCCCAATTTGTCGTGGAGATACAAGCAGGCGTGGCGCGGGCGAAAGACGGCAAGGTGACCGAGGCATTCTTGAACGAACTGACCGAGCAATGCAGGGAAGCAGGGATTCGAACGGGTGAGGTTCGTGGCCTGCCGCGGGGGCCAAGGATCGGGCTCTGGTTCTCGCCGGAGTTTCCCGCTGAGGTTTGTCAGCGACTGCGAAACTGGTGGGGGATGAACGGCTGGCTGGTTGTGCCGCGTAGTTCGCAACGAAGAAAGTAG
- a CDS encoding carbon storage regulator, which yields MLVLSRKEAERIRLGDSIVVTVVRVSGDKVRLGIDAPANIVVLREELEPHAAVADLSFEDMAIGLS from the coding sequence ATGCTTGTACTATCGCGTAAAGAGGCCGAGAGAATTCGTCTGGGCGATTCGATTGTCGTGACTGTGGTCCGGGTCTCGGGCGACAAGGTCCGACTGGGCATCGATGCACCCGCAAATATTGTCGTCCTCCGCGAAGAACTCGAACCGCATGCGGCCGTGGCCGACCTGTCGTTCGAAGACATGGCGATTGGCCTCAGCTAA
- a CDS encoding catalase, which yields MTLTKYLTAMAVAVAMATNTLPAISAAEPGRVLTEDGGQPVGDNQNSRTAGPRGSVLLDNFHLIQKLSRFDRERIPERVVHARGVGAHGEFVSYGDYSQHTRAKLFGAKGKRTPVFVRFSTVIHPGGSPESLRDPRGFAVKFYTEDGNWDLVGNNLPVFFIRDAMKFPDMVHSLKPSPVTNQQDPNRFFDFFSHVPESTQMLTFVYSDQGTPANLRQMDGFGVHAFKWVNADGQVTYVKFNWRSMQGHKRHTAKEAAEATAMNHSNHTEDLYQAIGKGEYPSWELGVQMLKPEQLDGFDFDPLDATKVWIDVPELKVGKMTLNRTPGNFFEATEQAAFSPGMIVPGIEPSEDRLLQGRLFSYADTQRYRIGVNYLMLPINRPVVDVVNNSQHGAMNFGETKSDVNYEPSVSVNVHADPAAKYSQANLVGSVEQQRIAKTLNFQQAGELYRSFSKSEQANLISNLAGDMKKVRDKQVRQRMVGFFYQADADYGSRLAEALGDDLGEVKALVSATKDVEPTMWKRALNAATPAARATGGGK from the coding sequence ATGACTCTCACCAAATATTTGACCGCAATGGCGGTGGCTGTTGCCATGGCCACGAATACGCTTCCGGCAATAAGTGCGGCGGAACCCGGCCGCGTTTTGACGGAAGATGGCGGGCAGCCCGTGGGAGACAACCAGAACTCGCGCACGGCTGGTCCCCGCGGCAGCGTGCTGCTCGATAATTTTCACCTGATTCAGAAGCTATCGCGATTCGATCGCGAACGTATCCCCGAACGAGTTGTGCATGCCCGCGGCGTTGGTGCGCATGGCGAATTCGTCAGCTATGGCGACTATTCGCAGCACACCAGGGCAAAACTTTTCGGAGCCAAGGGAAAGAGGACGCCAGTCTTCGTCCGATTCTCGACGGTGATTCATCCCGGCGGTTCGCCCGAATCGCTGCGCGACCCGCGCGGCTTCGCCGTGAAGTTCTACACCGAAGACGGCAACTGGGACTTGGTCGGCAACAACCTGCCGGTGTTCTTCATTCGCGATGCGATGAAGTTTCCCGATATGGTTCACTCGCTGAAGCCTTCGCCGGTGACGAACCAACAGGATCCGAACCGCTTCTTCGATTTCTTTAGCCATGTGCCCGAGAGCACACAGATGTTGACGTTTGTCTACTCAGACCAGGGAACGCCAGCCAATCTGCGGCAAATGGACGGCTTTGGCGTGCATGCCTTTAAGTGGGTGAACGCCGATGGCCAAGTGACCTATGTGAAGTTCAACTGGCGATCAATGCAGGGACACAAGCGGCACACTGCCAAGGAAGCCGCCGAAGCGACAGCCATGAATCACAGCAATCACACCGAGGATCTTTATCAGGCGATTGGCAAGGGTGAGTATCCCTCGTGGGAACTGGGCGTGCAGATGCTGAAGCCCGAACAACTCGATGGTTTTGATTTCGACCCGCTCGACGCGACGAAGGTCTGGATCGATGTGCCGGAATTGAAGGTCGGCAAGATGACGCTCAACCGCACGCCAGGTAACTTTTTCGAAGCAACCGAACAGGCAGCGTTTTCGCCGGGAATGATTGTGCCGGGGATCGAGCCCTCGGAAGATCGTTTGTTGCAAGGGCGATTGTTTTCGTATGCCGATACGCAGCGCTATCGCATCGGGGTGAACTACTTGATGTTGCCTATCAATCGCCCCGTCGTTGATGTAGTGAATAACAGCCAACATGGGGCGATGAACTTCGGCGAAACTAAGTCGGACGTGAATTACGAACCAAGCGTGTCGGTGAACGTGCACGCAGACCCGGCGGCCAAGTACTCTCAAGCTAACCTTGTCGGCAGCGTCGAGCAGCAGCGAATTGCGAAAACGCTGAACTTTCAACAAGCGGGCGAACTCTATCGCAGCTTCTCGAAGTCGGAACAAGCGAACCTGATTTCGAATCTTGCGGGCGATATGAAAAAGGTCCGTGACAAGCAGGTTCGTCAGCGGATGGTGGGCTTCTTCTATCAGGCAGACGCCGACTACGGCTCTCGCCTGGCAGAAGCGCTCGGTGACGATCTGGGCGAAGTCAAAGCACTCGTCAGCGCCACGAAAGACGTAGAACCAACCATGTGGAAGCGGGCACTCAATGCTGCTACTCCTGCCGCGCGGGCAACTGGCGGCGGCAAGTAA
- a CDS encoding TolB-like translocation protein, which yields MRSVVLVALVAFLRLHSASFAVAAEPASPNSLATWEQKDNVKVSLVSDNERHSLHTYFNTSPESPDGKWVLFFASTAAHGHAGEIRIRERQSGEEIVLATDIATEDAHRAACQQWACGGKQVVFHNVLPDGQWAVMAVDVPTSDGKVGKPRVVTLGRQLGFGQPGHAVFPIYGPHWNPGDHRDLELVNIESGDVIKTGMTATGVREQFPEFIEKKFGDKPISIFFPILSPDRNRVFCKIASPAGGDFRSKAASFRFGQVAYDLKEQKFLSLTEQWGHPSWHPNSRDILDCGRVIDCTTGKWQKIPDYAKYRGDHPTYNPAATLFTTDTISEGFGGPAGYWDVVVGDVITGKTALVHRFDHSKGARSWRVSHPHPAFSADGKRLYFNVSDGPWTRVHVAEVK from the coding sequence ATGCGCAGTGTAGTCCTTGTCGCACTTGTAGCGTTTCTACGGCTTCACTCTGCCAGTTTTGCGGTTGCTGCGGAACCGGCATCGCCCAACTCACTCGCAACTTGGGAACAGAAGGATAATGTTAAAGTCTCGCTCGTCTCTGACAACGAACGCCATTCGCTGCATACTTACTTCAACACCTCGCCCGAAAGTCCCGACGGTAAGTGGGTGCTGTTCTTTGCCTCGACAGCTGCGCACGGACATGCGGGGGAGATTCGCATTCGCGAGCGCCAGTCGGGTGAAGAAATTGTGTTGGCGACGGACATCGCCACCGAAGATGCTCACCGCGCGGCCTGTCAGCAATGGGCCTGCGGCGGCAAACAGGTCGTCTTTCACAACGTACTGCCCGATGGTCAATGGGCAGTGATGGCTGTCGATGTGCCAACGAGCGATGGAAAAGTCGGCAAACCGCGCGTCGTCACCCTCGGTCGGCAACTGGGGTTTGGTCAGCCCGGTCACGCGGTGTTCCCCATCTATGGTCCCCATTGGAACCCCGGCGATCATCGCGACCTGGAATTGGTGAACATCGAATCGGGAGACGTAATCAAAACCGGCATGACGGCAACCGGTGTGCGCGAGCAGTTTCCCGAATTCATTGAGAAGAAATTCGGCGACAAGCCGATTTCGATCTTCTTTCCCATTCTCAGTCCCGATAGGAACCGCGTCTTCTGCAAAATCGCTTCGCCCGCCGGTGGCGATTTCCGCAGCAAGGCGGCCAGCTTTCGTTTTGGTCAGGTCGCCTATGACCTGAAGGAACAAAAATTCCTTAGTTTGACCGAACAATGGGGCCATCCCTCGTGGCATCCAAACTCGCGCGACATTCTCGACTGCGGCCGTGTAATCGACTGCACGACCGGCAAATGGCAGAAGATACCCGATTATGCGAAGTATCGCGGCGACCACCCCACCTACAATCCAGCTGCGACACTATTTACTACCGACACAATTTCCGAGGGCTTCGGCGGACCAGCTGGATACTGGGACGTAGTTGTCGGCGACGTCATCACCGGAAAAACCGCGCTCGTGCATCGCTTCGATCATTCGAAGGGCGCACGCTCCTGGCGAGTTAGCCATCCGCATCCCGCCTTCAGCGCCGATGGGAAGCGACTGTACTTCAACGTGAGCGATGGACCATGGACGCGGGTGCATGTGGCGGAAGTAAAGTAA
- a CDS encoding LysR family transcriptional regulator, with amino-acid sequence MEITQLRYFLKLAERGNFTRAAEDLLITQPALSRSIAKLEAELGQPVFERHARTVELTDSGKLLLARAEQILTLVDDTVAEITDDGRTGRIRLGTIPTIAPYLLPPLLRGFATKCPQSNVIVYEEVTEKLLQRVLHGEIDLAILALPVPKQYLHVETLFEEELRLVLPVDHPLSKKKQIVLDDLQPYSFVLLDETHCLSNDIVSFCRQRSLQPVSVERTSQLATVQELVSLGHGVSLVPAMACNLDDSPRRIYRHLAGTQPTRTVALVSNPYRFESRLVKLFRDFVKSFRYTMRK; translated from the coding sequence ATGGAAATCACTCAACTCCGCTACTTCCTCAAGCTGGCCGAACGTGGAAATTTTACCCGCGCAGCAGAGGATTTGTTGATCACCCAACCGGCGCTGAGCAGGTCGATTGCCAAGCTCGAGGCGGAACTGGGCCAGCCCGTGTTCGAACGACATGCGCGGACAGTGGAACTTACCGACTCCGGCAAATTGCTCCTCGCACGGGCTGAGCAGATTTTGACGCTTGTCGACGATACGGTTGCCGAGATCACCGATGATGGTCGAACCGGGCGAATCAGGCTGGGGACGATTCCCACCATCGCTCCCTACCTGTTGCCACCCCTCTTGCGCGGGTTCGCCACTAAGTGTCCACAGTCGAATGTGATAGTCTACGAGGAAGTAACCGAGAAACTGCTGCAGCGAGTACTGCATGGCGAGATTGATCTGGCAATTCTCGCGCTACCGGTTCCCAAGCAGTACCTGCATGTCGAAACATTGTTTGAAGAGGAATTGCGACTGGTACTTCCCGTCGATCATCCGCTGAGCAAGAAGAAGCAGATCGTACTCGATGACTTGCAGCCTTATTCGTTCGTGCTGTTGGACGAAACGCACTGCCTGTCGAACGACATCGTCTCGTTCTGTCGCCAGCGGTCGCTTCAGCCAGTCTCAGTCGAACGGACCAGCCAACTCGCCACGGTTCAGGAATTGGTCTCACTAGGTCATGGAGTTTCGCTCGTCCCAGCCATGGCCTGCAATCTCGACGATAGTCCTCGCCGCATCTACCGCCACCTGGCCGGCACTCAGCCAACGCGTACCGTAGCGCTCGTTTCCAATCCCTACCGCTTCGAGAGCCGGCTGGTGAAGCTGTTTCGCGACTTCGTAAAGTCGTTCCGATATACGATGAGAAAGTGA
- a CDS encoding 3-keto-disaccharide hydrolase has translation MLLASWIRMLAAALLIASSSIGGVMAQDALPKATIDGTSGPGWVALGEADFKNVNCADDTWSWKDGVAHCTGKPVGVIRTEKQYKNFELVVQWQHLKSAGNSGVFVWAIPESLEGLKPNSLPQGVEVQVLDHGYTENYEKATGKKADWFSTNGDVFPVGKVKMKPFPPTSPNGQRSFPTKNLSKGINEWNHYYIRAINGEVRLWVNGEEVSGGTDITPSSGFLCLESEGSPVEFKGIKIRELP, from the coding sequence ATGTTGCTCGCCTCATGGATTCGAATGCTTGCTGCCGCTCTGCTGATTGCCAGCAGTTCAATTGGTGGAGTAATGGCCCAGGATGCTTTACCCAAGGCGACCATCGATGGCACGAGTGGTCCGGGCTGGGTTGCACTCGGCGAAGCGGATTTCAAAAACGTCAACTGTGCGGATGATACTTGGTCGTGGAAAGACGGGGTCGCTCACTGCACCGGCAAGCCGGTCGGCGTGATTCGCACCGAGAAACAGTACAAGAATTTTGAACTCGTCGTGCAATGGCAGCACCTGAAGAGTGCCGGTAACAGCGGCGTGTTCGTATGGGCGATTCCCGAATCGCTCGAAGGGCTGAAGCCGAACTCCCTGCCGCAGGGAGTTGAGGTGCAAGTGCTCGATCATGGCTATACCGAGAACTACGAAAAAGCGACCGGCAAGAAGGCCGATTGGTTCAGCACCAACGGCGACGTGTTTCCCGTCGGCAAAGTGAAAATGAAGCCGTTCCCGCCGACATCGCCCAATGGTCAGCGGAGCTTTCCGACGAAGAATCTAAGCAAGGGAATCAACGAGTGGAACCACTATTATATTCGCGCGATCAACGGTGAAGTCCGCCTCTGGGTCAATGGCGAAGAGGTCTCCGGCGGCACCGACATCACTCCGAGCAGTGGTTTTCTTTGTCTCGAATCGGAAGGTTCGCCGGTCGAGTTCAAGGGAATCAAGATTCGGGAACTCCCTTGA
- a CDS encoding YqgE/AlgH family protein codes for MQSLQGKLLVASPHLGDGNFFRSVVLMVKHDDEGAFGLILNRPLNNSLAEVWESIAKEYGIDGTVASDRPIHYGGPVQGPLVVVHTQKKQSEAQIINGVYFAAREDHLREVITHSKKPFRVFNGYAGWGSGQLEGELEAGGWLVTEAGKELIFYEADDLWERVVQGIAEQIMAPAMKTKHVPPDASLN; via the coding sequence ATGCAATCGTTGCAAGGCAAGTTACTCGTTGCTTCGCCTCACTTGGGAGATGGCAACTTCTTCCGCTCTGTCGTACTAATGGTGAAACACGACGATGAAGGGGCGTTTGGGTTGATCTTGAATCGCCCTCTGAATAACTCGCTGGCGGAAGTTTGGGAGTCGATTGCCAAGGAGTATGGCATCGACGGGACCGTCGCCTCCGATCGACCCATTCACTACGGCGGGCCTGTGCAGGGCCCACTCGTCGTTGTCCATACGCAAAAAAAGCAGTCGGAAGCGCAGATCATCAATGGCGTCTACTTTGCAGCTCGCGAAGATCACTTGCGCGAAGTAATCACACACTCCAAGAAGCCGTTTCGCGTTTTTAATGGCTACGCGGGCTGGGGTTCCGGTCAATTGGAAGGGGAGCTTGAAGCCGGGGGCTGGCTTGTGACTGAAGCGGGCAAAGAGTTGATTTTCTACGAGGCCGACGACCTGTGGGAACGAGTCGTGCAAGGCATTGCCGAGCAGATTATGGCACCAGCGATGAAGACAAAGCATGTGCCGCCCGATGCCTCGCTGAATTAG